The Dendrosporobacter quercicolus genome includes a window with the following:
- a CDS encoding saccharopine dehydrogenase family protein, translated as MDKKTIGILGATGYVGQEAVRTLLAFTGHNIVLGGRNITKICQLFPETTAKGDCFQVDIYDRQMLHRFCGNCDIVVNCAGPANKISDTIAQAAIEQRVHYVDASGGEVLLQQLRRREQEIVKNNLLFVVASGVYPGLSELFPAYIAEKYFDDMDSLELFFAGQGAFSLNAAYDIVCGIEADSGSGMTCYQHGAVKRISGNFHTSYTLPYPAGQLDTYPVISREFEQMAKCYPIQSARFYNTYANKAAFHTLVMIKAMKQYKTEEQKKASAKKLAEQFDIRRKAIDDFTMFHLIAAGNKSGRRVRLAANLLYRSDWNALSGKVAANVARMIIEGKQEKSGCFFAAEGVEAAKVVEALTEQNIELKLH; from the coding sequence TTGGATAAAAAAACAATAGGGATTTTGGGAGCGACAGGCTATGTGGGTCAAGAGGCGGTCAGAACTCTGCTCGCGTTTACAGGTCATAATATCGTTCTGGGCGGGCGGAATATAACTAAAATCTGCCAGCTTTTTCCTGAAACAACTGCAAAAGGCGACTGCTTCCAGGTGGATATTTATGACCGGCAAATGCTTCACCGCTTTTGCGGTAATTGTGATATCGTTGTCAATTGCGCGGGACCGGCAAATAAAATTTCAGATACGATTGCCCAGGCCGCGATAGAGCAAAGGGTTCATTACGTTGATGCTTCCGGCGGCGAGGTATTGCTGCAGCAATTACGGCGGAGAGAGCAGGAAATAGTGAAAAACAATTTATTGTTTGTTGTCGCCTCCGGGGTGTACCCTGGTTTATCCGAGCTGTTTCCGGCTTACATTGCCGAAAAGTATTTTGATGATATGGATTCACTGGAACTGTTTTTTGCTGGTCAGGGGGCGTTTTCCCTGAATGCAGCCTATGACATTGTATGCGGTATTGAAGCGGACAGCGGATCAGGCATGACCTGCTATCAGCATGGCGCGGTAAAAAGGATCAGCGGCAATTTTCACACTAGCTACACGCTGCCGTATCCCGCCGGCCAGCTTGATACTTATCCGGTGATCAGCCGGGAATTTGAGCAGATGGCCAAATGTTATCCTATTCAATCGGCTCGTTTTTACAATACGTATGCCAATAAAGCCGCATTCCATACGTTGGTGATGATTAAAGCAATGAAACAATATAAGACTGAAGAACAGAAAAAAGCTTCTGCAAAAAAACTGGCGGAACAATTCGATATCAGGAGAAAAGCGATTGACGATTTTACTATGTTTCATTTAATTGCGGCCGGAAATAAAAGCGGCCGGCGTGTACGGCTAGCCGCCAACCTGCTGTATAGAAGCGATTGGAATGCTCTATCCGGTAAGGTTGCTGCAAATGTAGCCAGAATGATCATTGAAGGAAAGCAGGAGAAAAGCGGTTGTTTTTTTGCAGCCGAAGGGGTCGAAGCGGCTAAAGTGGTCGAGGCATTAACCGAACAAAATATTGAGCTGAAACTACACTAA
- a CDS encoding non-ribosomal peptide synthetase, with the protein MNNRPNSAKASDRIPPEYEEVKAQIRAMLPAAAQFDEQQNLIELGLDSLQMMRLVNQWRRRGCQVTFAELIGDPSLNAWWSLLQRTRLPGDCRESGEQPATAAPFPLTDVQYAYWVGRQDDQALGGVGCHAYLEIDGGNIDRERLAAAWTTLLDHHGMLRAKFLADGLQQVMEVSGAQPLEVNDLRSASTEECRRELKRIRGRLSHRRLAVEKGEVAGLSLSLLPGGRARLHFDIDLLVADVQSLQILLRDLAAAYARGVRPPAPRNWSFGRYLRDEEQRRAADRETAARYWQERLDSLPGAPGLPLQEKPERLKFPVFQRRTYFIREAQWKSLQQLSAGYRVTPAMTLLAAYAEVLDRWSTTSRFLINIPLFDRQTGEAGLEEVVADFTNLLLLAVDCSSPQCFVERARSIQAQFHQDAAHTVYSGVQVQRDLARLRPGERYVAPVVFACNLGSPLINEECESTLGRLGYMISQTPQVWLDFQLYETDGGLLLAWDAVEELFADSVIDRMFDAYARLIEWLAEGKNNWLLYPTVFQRNTAMEQALTGFSELPPACRLHDGFFALAAAQPHKTALVNSADDTCITYGELADYALRTAALLEQNGVRPGDAVAVTLPRSPEQIAAVLGVLATGACYAPVSVAQPPARRANIHQKADIRFALTGRSVAPTVEWPPGTRVLPLEDGAGLMPLAEPAAGPVDDPAYIIFTSGSTGEPKGVQISHAGAFNTIVDINRRYRVGEQDRILAVSALDFDLSVYDIFGLLNVGGSLVVLPEGVRREAGQWLKLLDKYQVTLWNSVPVLLDMLLVAAQNAETGLPLRLVMLSGDWIGLDLPPRLNELAPQCRLVAMGGATEASIWSNYFDVALPLPENWTSVPYGRPLSNQKYRIVDGKGRDCPDWVAGELWIGGAGVALGYKGDPKLTAERFVDYSGSRWYRTGDLGRYWPDGNIEFLGRKDFQVKIKGHRIELGEIEVALREHPEVRNAVVQAVGPAKGNKQLIGYVVPKRQRQSQLWEAADADGAAEIWQELLQAGHEGSRELPAGLRPEQFAEFHSFLENLSLDCICHAFEQTGVFRAGRDRYTLEELLREGRIAQRYHVLIAGWLEIMADEGLLVREATGVFRRLHSTAVRTGKAWQELSPEWRAYARGILQYIQEIGEYHAGLLTGRVDPLGLFFTEKSRLSPEQLLRQLPGVDYRNSIAKTLLGAAIRQKAGAGPVQILQIGARSSGLTRELTTLLPPGNAVYTCTDSSAFFLNEVKQGLEDRNGLAFSLLDIEEDPQVQGYVLHHYDIIVAPDSLHRTRHIGSTLAHVEALLAPAGLLLMMEKTVNSRLQQVGTAFLEDGFTRFEDERKGTRLPLLSSVQWEEALQRKGYGGIAVFPGAEEAAACFGQQVIVALAPQSVHRFHPEKLTDFLQRKLPDYMVPSAFIPLAALPVTANGKVDRQALPAPVIAQEGAGKLFTELKTETQQRLAVIWRSIFSLDRIGADDNYFALGGDSLLATKLSGMIRSSFGTEMSLASIFELPTIAQMAVHIERLLEKTPDQSEFGQLPVLVPAPGEQFLPFPLTDIQQAYWFGRSGIYSLGNVSTHCYFEIEESGLDVNRVTDAWRRLIDHHAMMRAVMMPDGQSQRVLQEVPPYHIVTLDLRNSNAGEVEAGLSRIREKMSHQVLDAGQWPLFEVRASLFGENRVRLHVSFDNLIFDGWSMFHLLSEWGRLYRQPEDELQMVDVSFRDYVLALERLKDSGLYQRDRQYWFNRLADLPPGPELPLAQNPDFLHRQRFTRLSSSLNNGAWRRLKERAAAAGLTPSGVLLTAYAEVLSIWSKRPQFTINLTQFNRLPLHPQVSRIVGDFTTLTLLAVDHSSGKTFLERSRNLQQQLWQDLDHAYVGGVEVQRELARQRGDQQGAAMPVVFTSALGVNQWNGEDTSERWLGKLIYNITQTPQVWLDHQVVEQNGELLLIWDAVAGLFPPGLLEDMFGSYCQLLERLADEETVWREKTPNLALVPRLHARVQANDTGVLLPQERLESLFEKQVIRQPEKPAVHSPGLTLSYRELAGRASGVEACLRAKRVRPNTLVAVVMEKGWEQVVAALGILKSGAAYLPIDPAYPEERRQELLQNGHCSIVLTQSRLEKKLNWPEEVERILVDQLKAADRTGDLPTPTGSVTDLAYVIYTSGSTGVPNGVMIDHQGAVNTILDINRRFAVGPQDRILALSNFNFDLSVYDIFGMLSAGAAIILPKAEQSKDPAHWLALLREQKATVWNTVPALMQMLLEYVSCRAETMPASLRLVLLSGDWVPVTMPDKIKTLFPGVDVVSLGGATEASIWSNLYHIQKVDPEWKSIPYGRPLANQRYYVLNQFMGDCPVWVPGQLYIGGAGLAKGYWNNEAITRERFIDHPRTGERLYFTGDLGRYLPDGDIEFLGREDFQVKIRGHRIELGEIEAVMRRINGMKDAVVGATGELLTGYVVLKPEEGTKLFTTDCADSRDCALRWHTIKKAGQFQAAQIPSGLDVEEVKTFLESAEQISLAFICRMLAKLGIFRNEREQYSLDELMERFKLQRRYRPLIGHWLNILIEERIVEKDEAGLYLNHHSLPALLPKLDKEGNFPGLSETAATLATAFKRDDSVYLELLQGTLDPLELFVREDAFLTPDAMNQFNLARGYYTELARATFSAVLNTYPSDKEIRVMEIGGRTGNLAGELVKLLTPGKDRYLYTDESAYFTDQAKGRLSEFPPMEYGLLDMNKAPLQQGYEPHAYDVIIADNTLHRTRNVRTVLEHIKTMLAPGGILLFTETTRNNRLMMTTTGFFADGFSQLEDERSLSGIPLLTAEKWREVLSEKGFAKTIAFPANGQTAEQFGQHLLMAQAQEAVSVFKPSNLADEIRCKLPAYMVPTTYILLEKLPLTANGKVDRKALAQLGKEKAGLPVKTHTPPATETQMKLASAWKEVLNCQQVGIHDSFFELGGDSLRAIQCINLLKTKYSLELSLPELFETPDIERLARLVEVSGSGGGELTADCEEGVI; encoded by the coding sequence ATGAACAATCGGCCAAACAGCGCCAAGGCTTCAGACCGCATACCGCCCGAATATGAAGAAGTAAAAGCACAGATTCGGGCGATGCTGCCCGCAGCCGCCCAATTTGACGAGCAGCAAAACTTAATCGAACTAGGTCTGGATTCACTGCAAATGATGAGGCTGGTCAATCAGTGGCGCCGCCGGGGCTGCCAGGTCACTTTCGCCGAGCTGATTGGCGATCCCTCATTGAACGCCTGGTGGTCGTTGCTCCAGAGAACCCGGCTCCCCGGAGACTGCCGGGAAAGCGGGGAACAGCCCGCAACCGCAGCGCCTTTTCCTCTTACTGACGTACAATACGCTTACTGGGTCGGCCGGCAGGACGACCAGGCGCTCGGCGGTGTAGGCTGCCATGCTTATCTGGAGATCGACGGCGGCAATATTGACCGGGAGCGTTTGGCGGCGGCCTGGACAACGCTGCTGGACCACCACGGAATGCTCCGGGCCAAATTTCTGGCTGACGGTCTCCAGCAAGTAATGGAAGTTTCCGGGGCGCAGCCGCTTGAGGTCAATGATTTGCGCTCAGCTTCCACAGAGGAATGCCGGCGGGAATTGAAGCGCATCCGCGGCCGGCTGTCCCACCGGCGGCTGGCCGTGGAAAAAGGCGAGGTTGCCGGGCTGTCGCTCAGTTTGCTGCCGGGAGGGCGCGCACGTCTGCATTTTGATATTGATTTGCTGGTGGCTGATGTCCAAAGCCTGCAAATACTGCTGCGGGATTTAGCGGCTGCTTATGCGCGCGGCGTCCGGCCGCCTGCACCCCGGAACTGGAGCTTTGGCCGGTATTTACGGGACGAGGAGCAGCGCCGGGCTGCGGACCGGGAAACCGCCGCCCGCTACTGGCAGGAGCGTCTGGACTCTCTGCCCGGCGCTCCCGGACTGCCGTTGCAGGAAAAACCGGAACGGCTGAAATTTCCGGTGTTTCAGAGACGAACTTATTTTATCCGGGAAGCGCAATGGAAATCGCTGCAGCAGCTCTCCGCCGGGTATCGGGTCACCCCGGCCATGACGCTGCTGGCCGCTTACGCCGAAGTCCTTGATCGGTGGAGTACAACTTCCCGGTTTTTGATTAATATTCCCCTGTTTGACCGTCAGACCGGGGAAGCCGGACTGGAGGAGGTCGTGGCTGATTTTACCAATCTGCTGCTGCTGGCAGTGGATTGTTCTTCGCCGCAATGCTTTGTGGAGCGGGCGAGAAGCATTCAGGCGCAGTTTCATCAGGATGCGGCGCATACCGTTTATTCAGGGGTTCAGGTCCAGCGGGATCTGGCCCGCCTTCGTCCGGGAGAACGCTATGTTGCGCCCGTGGTCTTTGCGTGCAATCTGGGTTCTCCGCTGATTAACGAAGAGTGTGAAAGTACGCTGGGCCGGCTGGGTTACATGATTTCGCAGACGCCTCAGGTATGGCTTGATTTTCAGCTGTATGAAACGGACGGCGGGCTTTTGCTGGCCTGGGATGCGGTGGAAGAGCTGTTTGCCGACAGCGTAATCGACCGGATGTTTGACGCCTATGCCCGCCTGATTGAATGGCTGGCGGAGGGAAAGAACAACTGGCTGCTTTATCCGACGGTTTTCCAACGAAATACGGCAATGGAACAGGCTTTAACCGGTTTTTCGGAATTGCCTCCTGCGTGTCGTCTGCATGACGGCTTTTTTGCGCTTGCCGCCGCTCAGCCGCACAAGACGGCGCTCGTCAACAGCGCTGACGATACCTGCATCACCTATGGCGAATTGGCGGACTATGCCTTGCGGACGGCGGCCCTGCTGGAACAAAACGGCGTCAGGCCCGGAGATGCCGTTGCCGTAACCCTGCCGCGCTCACCGGAGCAAATTGCCGCTGTATTGGGCGTATTGGCGACCGGCGCCTGCTATGCGCCGGTCAGTGTGGCCCAGCCGCCTGCCCGCCGGGCCAATATTCACCAAAAGGCGGACATCCGGTTTGCCCTTACCGGCCGGAGCGTCGCCCCGACGGTGGAATGGCCGCCCGGAACCAGGGTGCTGCCGCTGGAGGACGGAGCCGGGCTTATGCCTCTGGCGGAGCCTGCGGCGGGGCCGGTGGATGATCCCGCCTACATTATCTTTACTTCAGGCTCCACCGGAGAACCGAAAGGCGTACAGATCAGCCATGCCGGGGCGTTTAATACCATAGTGGATATCAACCGGCGTTACCGGGTCGGCGAACAGGACCGTATTCTGGCTGTTTCGGCGCTGGATTTTGATTTGTCCGTTTATGATATTTTTGGCTTACTGAATGTGGGCGGTTCGCTTGTTGTGCTGCCGGAAGGCGTCCGGCGTGAGGCCGGGCAATGGCTGAAACTGCTGGATAAATACCAGGTAACGCTTTGGAACTCGGTGCCTGTGCTGCTTGATATGCTGCTGGTGGCCGCTCAAAATGCAGAAACCGGGTTGCCGCTCCGGCTGGTCATGCTTTCCGGCGACTGGATTGGTCTAGATTTGCCGCCTAGGCTAAATGAGCTTGCCCCACAGTGCCGGCTGGTTGCCATGGGTGGAGCGACGGAGGCATCAATTTGGTCGAACTATTTTGATGTAGCCCTGCCGCTGCCGGAAAACTGGACTTCCGTTCCGTACGGACGCCCGCTAAGCAACCAAAAGTACCGGATTGTCGACGGCAAAGGCAGGGACTGCCCGGACTGGGTTGCCGGCGAGCTGTGGATCGGCGGGGCAGGCGTTGCTCTTGGCTACAAGGGCGATCCTAAACTTACCGCCGAACGGTTTGTTGATTACAGCGGCTCCCGCTGGTACCGTACCGGGGACCTGGGAAGGTACTGGCCGGACGGAAATATTGAGTTTCTGGGCAGGAAGGATTTTCAGGTGAAAATCAAAGGTCACCGCATTGAATTGGGTGAGATTGAGGTCGCTTTAAGGGAACATCCGGAAGTCCGGAACGCGGTCGTTCAGGCTGTGGGACCGGCTAAGGGTAACAAACAACTCATTGGCTATGTGGTCCCAAAACGTCAGCGGCAGTCTCAGTTATGGGAAGCAGCGGACGCTGACGGCGCGGCTGAGATTTGGCAGGAATTGTTGCAGGCAGGTCATGAAGGGAGCCGTGAACTGCCGGCCGGATTGAGGCCGGAGCAATTTGCAGAATTCCATTCTTTTTTGGAGAACCTGTCATTGGACTGCATCTGCCATGCGTTTGAGCAGACGGGAGTTTTCAGAGCTGGCCGAGACCGTTATACGCTGGAGGAATTGCTGCGTGAGGGTCGCATTGCGCAGCGTTATCACGTTTTAATTGCCGGCTGGTTAGAAATTATGGCAGATGAGGGGCTGCTCGTAAGGGAGGCAACGGGCGTTTTTCGCCGTCTCCATTCAACTGCGGTCCGGACAGGGAAAGCGTGGCAGGAGCTTTCGCCGGAATGGCGGGCCTACGCCCGGGGGATTTTACAGTATATCCAGGAAATTGGCGAATACCATGCTGGCTTATTGACAGGCAGGGTAGACCCGCTGGGGCTGTTTTTTACGGAGAAATCCCGGTTGTCTCCGGAACAGCTGTTGCGTCAGCTTCCCGGCGTTGATTATCGAAATAGCATTGCTAAAACCCTTCTCGGGGCAGCCATCCGGCAAAAAGCCGGGGCAGGGCCGGTCCAAATATTGCAAATCGGCGCAAGAAGTTCCGGTTTAACCCGCGAACTGACGACATTGCTGCCACCTGGGAACGCCGTGTACACCTGCACCGATTCTTCTGCCTTTTTTCTGAATGAAGTCAAACAAGGCCTCGAAGACCGGAATGGGCTTGCGTTCAGTCTGCTGGATATTGAAGAAGACCCGCAAGTCCAGGGCTATGTGCTTCATCATTATGATATTATTGTCGCTCCTGACTCCCTGCACCGGACCAGGCATATCGGAAGCACGCTGGCGCATGTGGAAGCCCTGCTGGCCCCCGCCGGCTTACTGCTGATGATGGAAAAGACGGTAAACAGCCGCCTGCAACAGGTCGGCACCGCTTTTCTGGAAGATGGTTTTACCCGGTTTGAGGATGAACGGAAGGGAACGCGCCTTCCGCTGCTATCGTCGGTTCAGTGGGAGGAAGCGTTGCAGCGGAAAGGGTATGGCGGGATTGCTGTTTTTCCTGGTGCGGAGGAAGCTGCGGCTTGCTTTGGACAGCAGGTGATTGTCGCTCTGGCGCCCCAGTCTGTGCATCGTTTTCATCCGGAAAAACTAACTGATTTTTTGCAGCGGAAACTGCCGGACTATATGGTTCCCTCGGCCTTTATCCCGCTGGCTGCACTGCCGGTGACCGCCAACGGCAAAGTTGACCGCCAGGCGTTGCCTGCGCCTGTTATTGCGCAAGAGGGGGCGGGAAAATTATTTACCGAGTTAAAAACAGAGACGCAACAACGGCTGGCCGTGATTTGGCGCAGTATTTTCAGTCTGGATCGCATCGGGGCGGACGACAACTATTTTGCACTGGGCGGAGATTCACTGCTTGCCACCAAGCTGAGTGGCATGATCCGCAGCTCTTTTGGCACTGAAATGAGTCTGGCCAGCATTTTTGAACTGCCAACAATCGCTCAGATGGCCGTGCATATTGAGAGGCTGCTGGAGAAAACGCCGGATCAATCCGAGTTTGGTCAACTGCCGGTCCTTGTCCCCGCTCCCGGAGAGCAATTTCTACCCTTCCCCTTGACCGACATTCAGCAGGCTTACTGGTTTGGGCGGAGCGGGATATATTCGCTGGGCAATGTATCCACCCACTGTTACTTTGAAATTGAAGAGTCTGGGCTGGATGTTAATCGAGTTACTGACGCCTGGCGGCGTTTAATTGACCACCATGCCATGATGCGGGCGGTAATGATGCCTGACGGACAAAGTCAACGGGTTTTGCAGGAAGTGCCTCCTTATCATATCGTAACTTTGGATTTGCGGAACAGTAATGCCGGGGAAGTTGAAGCCGGGTTAAGCCGTATTCGGGAGAAAATGTCCCATCAGGTTCTGGATGCCGGCCAGTGGCCGTTATTTGAAGTTAGGGCGTCTTTGTTTGGTGAGAACCGCGTCCGGCTGCATGTCAGCTTTGACAACCTTATTTTTGACGGCTGGAGCATGTTTCACCTTCTCAGCGAATGGGGCCGGCTTTACCGCCAGCCGGAAGACGAACTGCAGATGGTGGACGTATCTTTCCGGGACTATGTATTGGCCCTGGAACGTCTCAAGGATTCCGGTTTATACCAGCGTGATCGGCAATACTGGTTTAACCGTTTGGCCGACCTGCCGCCAGGGCCTGAACTGCCCCTGGCGCAAAATCCAGATTTTCTTCACCGGCAACGGTTTACCCGTTTGTCTTCCAGCCTGAACAACGGTGCATGGCGACGGTTAAAGGAGCGGGCGGCAGCAGCGGGGTTAACTCCCTCCGGTGTTTTGCTTACCGCATATGCCGAGGTTCTTAGCATTTGGAGCAAACGTCCGCAATTTACCATCAATCTGACGCAGTTTAACCGGCTGCCATTGCACCCGCAAGTAAGCCGTATTGTCGGTGATTTTACTACACTGACATTGCTGGCGGTAGATCATTCCAGCGGCAAGACCTTCCTTGAACGGAGCCGAAATCTGCAGCAGCAGCTTTGGCAGGACTTGGACCATGCCTACGTCGGCGGCGTAGAAGTTCAACGGGAATTGGCCAGGCAGCGCGGGGATCAGCAAGGGGCGGCAATGCCTGTCGTGTTTACCAGCGCATTGGGGGTTAATCAGTGGAACGGCGAGGATACAAGTGAAAGATGGCTGGGTAAGCTGATCTATAACATTACCCAAACCCCGCAGGTGTGGCTGGATCACCAGGTTGTGGAGCAGAATGGGGAGCTGCTCTTAATTTGGGATGCTGTAGCGGGATTATTTCCGCCGGGGCTGCTGGAGGATATGTTCGGTTCTTATTGCCAGTTGCTGGAACGTCTGGCTGATGAGGAAACGGTCTGGCGGGAAAAAACGCCCAATCTTGCTTTAGTTCCTAGGCTGCACGCAAGAGTACAAGCGAATGATACGGGTGTGCTTCTGCCACAGGAACGGCTGGAAAGTTTATTTGAAAAACAGGTTATTCGGCAGCCGGAGAAACCTGCCGTACATTCACCCGGGCTTACTTTGTCTTACCGGGAACTGGCCGGTCGCGCCAGCGGGGTTGAAGCCTGCCTGCGGGCCAAAAGGGTTCGCCCGAATACGCTGGTAGCGGTGGTTATGGAGAAAGGCTGGGAGCAGGTTGTGGCGGCGCTTGGCATTCTCAAATCAGGAGCGGCTTATTTGCCGATAGATCCGGCCTATCCGGAGGAGCGCCGCCAAGAATTGTTGCAGAACGGCCATTGCAGCATTGTTCTTACTCAATCCAGGCTGGAAAAGAAGCTTAACTGGCCGGAAGAAGTTGAACGCATATTGGTCGATCAACTGAAAGCGGCAGATCGTACAGGCGATCTGCCGACGCCTACAGGGTCGGTGACGGATCTGGCCTATGTGATTTACACCTCCGGTTCGACGGGCGTACCTAATGGGGTTATGATTGATCACCAGGGAGCGGTAAACACCATACTGGATATTAACCGGCGTTTTGCCGTTGGTCCGCAAGACCGGATATTAGCTCTCTCTAATTTCAATTTTGACCTTTCGGTATACGATATTTTCGGAATGCTGTCAGCCGGGGCTGCAATCATCCTACCGAAAGCGGAGCAAAGCAAAGATCCTGCTCACTGGCTTGCATTGCTGCGCGAGCAAAAGGCAACCGTATGGAATACTGTGCCTGCGCTGATGCAAATGCTGCTGGAATACGTTTCCTGCAGAGCAGAAACAATGCCCGCATCGCTGCGCCTGGTATTATTAAGCGGCGACTGGGTGCCGGTGACTATGCCGGACAAAATCAAGACACTGTTCCCCGGTGTTGACGTGGTCAGCCTGGGCGGAGCCACAGAGGCCTCAATCTGGTCTAATCTGTATCATATTCAGAAAGTAGATCCTGAGTGGAAAAGCATCCCTTATGGCCGGCCTCTGGCCAATCAGCGCTATTATGTTTTGAACCAGTTTATGGGGGACTGCCCTGTTTGGGTGCCGGGTCAGCTCTATATTGGCGGCGCTGGTCTGGCCAAAGGCTATTGGAACAATGAGGCAATCACCAGAGAACGGTTTATTGATCACCCCCGGACAGGAGAACGTCTCTACTTCACCGGTGATCTGGGCCGTTATTTACCTGACGGCGACATTGAATTCCTGGGCCGGGAAGATTTTCAAGTAAAAATCAGGGGTCACCGGATCGAACTGGGCGAGATCGAAGCAGTGATGAGGCGTATTAACGGGATGAAAGACGCGGTTGTGGGAGCAACGGGGGAACTTTTAACGGGATACGTAGTTCTTAAGCCGGAGGAAGGAACGAAACTGTTTACCACGGATTGCGCTGATTCCCGCGATTGCGCCTTACGCTGGCACACCATCAAGAAAGCCGGGCAATTCCAGGCTGCCCAAATTCCATCCGGCTTGGATGTTGAGGAAGTGAAGACATTTCTGGAGTCTGCCGAACAGATAAGTTTGGCCTTCATTTGCCGTATGCTGGCTAAGCTGGGAATATTCCGCAATGAAAGAGAACAGTATTCCCTTGATGAATTGATGGAGCGGTTTAAGCTGCAGCGGCGCTACCGACCGCTGATTGGGCATTGGCTGAATATTCTTATTGAAGAGCGAATAGTGGAAAAAGATGAAGCCGGTCTTTATCTCAATCACCATTCTTTACCGGCGCTGTTGCCTAAGCTAGACAAAGAAGGGAATTTTCCGGGCTTATCGGAAACGGCGGCAACGCTAGCTACAGCGTTTAAGCGCGATGATTCTGTTTATCTGGAGCTGCTGCAAGGAACACTTGATCCGCTTGAGCTTTTTGTCCGGGAAGATGCTTTTCTGACGCCTGACGCTATGAACCAGTTTAACCTTGCCCGGGGGTATTATACCGAACTTGCCCGTGCGACGTTCAGCGCCGTGCTTAACACTTATCCGTCTGACAAGGAAATACGGGTGATGGAAATCGGGGGGAGGACGGGCAACTTGGCCGGAGAGCTTGTCAAACTGCTTACTCCCGGCAAGGACCGCTATCTTTATACCGATGAATCCGCCTATTTTACAGACCAGGCAAAAGGCAGACTTAGCGAATTTCCTCCTATGGAATACGGGCTGTTAGACATGAATAAAGCGCCGCTTCAACAAGGCTACGAGCCTCATGCGTATGATGTGATCATTGCGGATAATACCTTGCATCGGACCAGAAATGTGAGAACAGTGCTGGAGCACATAAAAACGATGCTGGCGCCCGGCGGAATCCTGCTTTTTACAGAAACAACGCGCAACAACCGCCTGATGATGACCACCACCGGCTTCTTTGCAGATGGATTCAGCCAGCTTGAGGACGAACGCAGTCTGAGCGGTATTCCTTTGCTTACGGCAGAAAAGTGGCGTGAAGTCTTGTCTGAGAAAGGTTTTGCGAAAACGATAGCTTTTCCGGCGAATGGCCAGACCGCTGAACAATTCGGTCAACATCTGCTTATGGCGCAGGCGCAGGAAGCAGTCAGCGTTTTTAAACCATCAAATCTGGCTGATGAAATACGGTGCAAGCTGCCCGCTTACATGGTGCCGACCACTTATATTCTCTTGGAAAAGCTGCCGTTAACCGCCAATGGGAAAGTGGACCGGAAAGCCTTAGCACAGCTTGGCAAGGAGAAAGCAGGCTTGCCTGTGAAAACCCACACTCCGCCTGCTACCGAAACGCAAATGAAACTGGCAAGCGCTTGGAAAGAAGTGCTGAATTGTCAGCAGGTAGGAATTCATGATAGTTTTTTTGAGCTGGGAGGGGATTCTTTACGGGCAATTCAATGCATTAATTTGTTAAAAACAAAATACAGCCTGGAGCTTTCACTGCCGGAGCTTTTCGAAACGCCTGATATTGAACGTCTGGCCAGGCTTGTTGAAGTAAGCGGCAGCGGGGGGGGCGAATTGACGGCCGATTGTGAAGAAGGAGTAATATAA